Proteins from a single region of Coregonus clupeaformis isolate EN_2021a chromosome 35, ASM2061545v1, whole genome shotgun sequence:
- the LOC121551497 gene encoding BTB/POZ domain-containing protein KCTD7 → MQQYGSDEASNGERPPLSFNISSPLPVAPSRVRRFAQERRALPQPRVMVFVSAASETDKPGDAMSSSDSAEDDFRKPATPAPNLNLSKSLRTTLNASPSPEFPEVISLNVGGTYFTTRLSTLRRYEDTMLAAMFSGRHHIPRDAEGRFFIDRDGAYFRDILNFLREGELPQRDRVRAVHREAQYYAIGPLLDSLEDTQPLTGEKVRQAFLDLLPYYKDNLERIVEIAKLRAMQRKARFAKLKICVYKEEMPITPYERPLFNSLRFERTESEAKLFEHHCEVDVSFGPWEAVADVYDLLHCIVSDLAERGITADQQCIGVCDKHLINHYYCKRPIYEFKITWW, encoded by the exons atgcagcagTATGGATCTGACGAGGCTTCCAACGGAGAACGACCGCCGCTCTCTTTCAACATCTCCAGCCCTTTACCCGTGGCTCCTTCACGGGTAAGGAGGTTTGCTCAGGAGAGGCGAGCACTCCCTCAGCCGAGAGTAATGGTGTTTGTTTCGGCCGCTAGTGAGACTGATAAACCAGGCGATGCAATGTCTAGCTCGGACTCTGCAGAGGATGATTTCCGAAAGCCAGCCACCCCCGCACCGAACCTAAATCTGAGCAAGTCTCTTCGCACCACCTTAAACGCGTCTCCATCTCCAGAG TTTCCTGAGGTAATTTCTCTCAATGTGGGTGGCACCTACTTCACCACCCGTCTGTCCACATTACGGCGCTATGAAGACACCATGCTTGCCGCCATGTTCAGTGGACGCCATCACATCCCACGTGATGCTGAAGGTCGCTTCTTCATTGACCGGGATGGGGCATATTTCAG GGACATCCTGAACTTCCTGCGTGAGGGCGAACTACCTCAGAGGGATCGTGTGAGGGCGGTACACAGGGAGGCCCAGTACTATGCTATTGGTCCCCTGTTGGACAGCCTGGAGGACACTCAGCCACTCACAGGAGAGAAAGTCCGTCAGGCCTTCCTCGACCTCCTGCCCTACTACAAAG ATAATCTGGAGCGCATCGTGGAGATCGCCAAGCTGCGCGCCATGCAGAGGAAGGCGCGCTTCGCCAAGCTGAAGATCTGCGTGTACAAGGAGGAGATGCCCATCACACCATACGAGCGGCCACTCTTCAACTCACTGCGCTTCGAGCGCACAGAGAGCGAGGCCAAACTGTTCGAACACCACTGTGAGGTGGACGTGTCGTTCGGGCCCTGGGAGGCGGTGGCGGACGTTTACGACCTGCTCCACTGCATTGTCAGCGACCTGGCGGAGCGTGGCATCACTGCCGACCAGCAATGCATCGGCGTCTGCGACAAACACCTCATCAACCACTACTACTGCAAGAGGCCCATCTATGAGTTCAAGATCACATGGTGGTGA